From a region of the Fervidicoccaceae archaeon genome:
- a CDS encoding lysine exporter LysO family protein, which yields MNFQSKVILSFIFGTIAGRYVKASNEVDLLIQMLLALLLFLIGVDSGYSISYKDVVSGLKTGLLSLMSAVAGSFAAGVLFFPMLGKLSIASALGLGWYTFSSSFLASQMGSMGGVIGFVTNLSREIFGMITIPSLSRKFSCGALVSMAGSPSSDTLLPFIYKQCGSSFLVPSIAQGVLTTFVVPLLQTAAISAL from the coding sequence GTGAACTTTCAGAGTAAAGTTATTCTCTCGTTCATTTTTGGAACTATAGCAGGGAGATATGTTAAGGCTTCAAACGAAGTAGACTTGTTGATTCAAATGCTTCTCGCGCTTCTTCTTTTTCTAATAGGAGTGGATAGCGGATATAGCATTTCATATAAAGATGTGGTAAGTGGTTTGAAGACCGGTTTGTTATCACTCATGTCTGCAGTCGCTGGTAGCTTTGCAGCTGGGGTTCTCTTCTTCCCCATGCTAGGCAAGCTTTCCATAGCTTCTGCCCTGGGACTGGGTTGGTATACATTTTCGAGCTCCTTTCTTGCTTCGCAGATGGGATCCATGGGAGGTGTTATAGGATTCGTAACCAATTTATCTAGAGAGATCTTTGGAATGATAACAATACCTTCCCTTTCAAGAAAATTCTCATGCGGAGCTCTGGTTTCAATGGCTGGATCACCATCTAGCGATACTCTTCTTCCGTTCATCTACAAGCAATGCGGTAGCTCATTTTTGGTTCCCTCAATAGCTCAGGGAGTGCTGACAACTTTCGTAGTTCCTTTGCTCCAGACAGCAGCAATTTCTGCTCTCTAG
- a CDS encoding HD family hydrolase, with translation MKNILSCIDALKSLVRTGWMQGGVSASIAETLSSHMYEVALLSFIISTKASRAGLNVNIEKTVILSLLHDVPECLVGDLNYYAKAAIGKDRKKQIEFEAMREIAEDPQINALFSEYIEGKSLESKIVEAADKLSTLRQARRYSRLGYDFNEMEEGLRKEILEIVDGLDSKLRDIIEEIMEAS, from the coding sequence ATGAAAAACATTTTATCGTGCATCGATGCTCTGAAGTCCCTAGTTCGAACTGGATGGATGCAGGGTGGAGTTTCAGCAAGTATAGCTGAAACCTTGTCATCGCATATGTATGAGGTGGCCTTGCTCAGCTTCATCATATCAACGAAGGCATCGAGAGCTGGATTAAATGTTAACATAGAGAAAACAGTGATATTATCTCTTCTCCACGATGTGCCTGAATGCCTTGTCGGAGACTTGAACTACTATGCTAAGGCAGCAATAGGAAAAGATAGGAAAAAGCAAATAGAGTTTGAAGCAATGAGAGAGATTGCAGAAGATCCACAGATTAATGCACTATTTAGTGAATATATAGAGGGAAAAAGCTTGGAATCGAAAATTGTGGAAGCAGCAGATAAGCTTTCAACTCTGAGGCAAGCTAGAAGATATTCAAGACTTGGCTATGACTTCAATGAAATGGAGGAAGGGCTGAGAAAAGAAATACTAGAGATAGTTGATGGATTGGATTCCAAACTCAGGGATATCATAGAAGAAATTATGGAAGCATCTTAG
- a CDS encoding MFS transporter — protein MHRGHFNEYESSNAQLTQRSNKAFLLVPLLLGLSYSIYTVSLRAKIGSTMGTNYSFMVLITSMETIPGVFSVVMGYYSDKFGGRLSIYFGFAASILLILFPFLPMELIPLLVFSFVTMYMIYTPYIYGIILRKAMGSGKKLSMLLMMFSIGWTCGGLFPAFLSLVGKGDMGFFIASFLMMLSAWILVGIYGGNSFHEASKFSIGDFRNALSTAWWTAIGLILWSSGYSMLSGVFSLKLYNSVGSQFEYGFYFTFITGMASIIIRPYAGMLVDRISPLKMITASTMAYLLLSLILLRAPPALIIILWILPIYPFFDTSSYSLLSRIMTIQLQSTAAGIMSTSLSIGGGLNLAMYYMLRNQSYSTILLVDSVIFALSIAWFMIAPRKFSK, from the coding sequence GTGCATCGAGGTCATTTCAACGAATACGAAAGCAGCAATGCTCAACTCACTCAAAGAAGCAACAAAGCGTTTTTACTTGTTCCGTTACTTTTGGGACTCAGTTATAGCATCTACACAGTTTCGCTTAGGGCAAAAATAGGTAGCACTATGGGAACCAACTATTCATTCATGGTACTTATAACTTCCATGGAAACTATCCCAGGAGTATTCTCAGTAGTAATGGGATACTATTCTGATAAGTTTGGAGGGAGGCTCTCAATTTATTTCGGCTTTGCGGCCTCAATTCTTCTCATACTGTTTCCATTCCTTCCTATGGAGCTCATTCCTCTTCTCGTATTCTCCTTTGTTACAATGTACATGATTTACACTCCCTACATATATGGTATAATATTGAGGAAAGCGATGGGTTCTGGAAAGAAGTTGAGCATGCTACTAATGATGTTCTCAATTGGATGGACGTGTGGTGGTCTTTTTCCTGCCTTCCTTTCACTAGTAGGGAAAGGAGATATGGGATTTTTCATAGCATCATTCCTCATGATGCTTTCAGCCTGGATATTGGTAGGTATATATGGAGGAAATAGTTTTCATGAGGCTTCAAAATTCTCAATTGGGGACTTCAGAAATGCTCTTTCAACTGCTTGGTGGACAGCGATTGGTCTGATTCTCTGGTCCTCTGGATATTCAATGCTCTCTGGAGTCTTCTCACTGAAGCTCTACAACTCGGTAGGCAGCCAATTCGAATATGGCTTCTATTTTACCTTTATAACTGGAATGGCCTCAATTATAATCAGACCCTACGCAGGTATGCTTGTAGACAGAATATCTCCTCTGAAAATGATCACAGCAAGCACAATGGCCTACTTGCTCTTATCGCTTATTCTTTTAAGGGCTCCTCCCGCTTTAATCATTATACTGTGGATCCTCCCGATCTATCCTTTCTTCGATACCAGTAGCTATTCTCTGCTCAGCAGAATCATGACAATTCAGCTTCAATCCACGGCAGCTGGAATAATGTCGACCTCTCTCTCAATAGGAGGAGGACTTAACCTAGCAATGTACTATATGCTCAGAAATCAAAGCTACAGCACCATCCTCTTGGTTGATTCGGTAATATTCGCCCTATCAATTGCGTGGTTCATGATAGCTCCAAGGAAGTTTTCAAAGTAA
- the pyk gene encoding pyruvate kinase: MVTLGPSTGTREMIKALAEAGADGFRINFSHGNTEIWEKYASYVLSVEEELKRPLALIGDLQGPNPRIGNLRREPFTFKKGEKVKFVYEKESDGSEVPIPYKEFFELITPGDKIIMADGSISFNVESSEGYEAYAIAEMEGSLYSRKSFSIKGKHLKLPYVTEHDKESLKIAASMGFSHIMASIVESSANILELKQTISRYFSSMPEIYSKIETEKGYENLDYIINESDGIVVARGDLGSHFPMEALPKIQREIVQKTRKAGKPVIIATQLLTSMLNSQTPTRSEIVDIYNSVIEGADALMLTNETAIGNYPLQAVRWLREASREAISLYEEERFLYKDDTFNRFAHGLTSLSESLKGKILLYTKSGLTGKIISQYRPKGGFFVGVPNIRAARSLSILWGANPVLINAESYDEGLVKMREELLSSGDIKKGDIVIETYRFKEGEIHSIRIFYVS; the protein is encoded by the coding sequence ATTGTTACTTTGGGTCCTTCTACTGGAACGAGAGAAATGATAAAAGCCTTGGCAGAAGCAGGAGCAGACGGCTTCAGAATAAATTTCAGTCATGGAAATACAGAGATCTGGGAAAAATATGCTAGCTACGTTCTTAGTGTTGAAGAAGAGCTCAAAAGGCCTCTAGCCTTGATTGGCGATCTCCAGGGGCCCAACCCAAGAATAGGGAATCTTCGCAGAGAGCCTTTTACATTCAAAAAAGGAGAAAAAGTGAAATTCGTTTATGAAAAGGAATCTGATGGTTCGGAGGTTCCAATACCATATAAAGAGTTCTTTGAGCTCATAACTCCTGGAGATAAAATCATCATGGCTGATGGCTCTATTTCATTCAATGTAGAGAGCTCTGAAGGTTATGAAGCATACGCTATTGCCGAGATGGAAGGTTCTCTTTACTCCAGAAAATCCTTCTCCATAAAAGGAAAACATCTAAAGCTGCCCTATGTAACAGAGCACGATAAGGAGAGCTTGAAGATTGCTGCTTCCATGGGCTTTTCTCACATAATGGCTAGCATAGTTGAGAGCTCCGCCAACATTCTAGAGCTCAAGCAGACGATATCCCGGTACTTTTCGAGCATGCCAGAAATATATTCAAAGATTGAAACAGAAAAGGGCTATGAGAACCTTGATTATATAATAAATGAAAGTGATGGTATAGTTGTTGCCAGAGGAGATCTTGGATCTCACTTTCCCATGGAAGCTCTTCCAAAGATACAGAGAGAAATTGTGCAAAAAACTAGAAAGGCTGGAAAGCCTGTTATAATTGCTACACAGCTGCTTACATCAATGCTTAACTCTCAAACGCCTACAAGAAGTGAGATAGTGGACATTTACAATTCTGTTATTGAGGGGGCGGATGCCTTGATGCTCACAAACGAGACTGCCATCGGAAACTATCCTCTACAGGCTGTAAGATGGTTGAGAGAAGCATCCAGAGAAGCTATCTCACTCTATGAAGAGGAGAGATTTCTCTATAAAGATGATACTTTCAACAGATTTGCTCATGGACTAACATCTTTGAGCGAAAGTCTAAAAGGAAAAATCCTTCTATACACAAAATCTGGTTTAACAGGAAAAATAATATCGCAGTATAGGCCAAAGGGCGGCTTCTTCGTTGGGGTTCCAAACATCAGGGCTGCTAGATCCCTCTCAATACTGTGGGGAGCCAACCCAGTCTTGATAAATGCTGAGAGCTATGACGAAGGTTTAGTAAAAATGAGAGAAGAGCTGTTGAGCAGTGGTGATATAAAAAAGGGAGATATAGTCATTGAAACATATAGATTTAAAGAGGGCGAAATTCACTCAATAAGGATCTTCTATGTTTCTTAG
- the ppdK gene encoding pyruvate, phosphate dikinase, producing MSDLKRYVFDFEEGDPNNKKLFGGKGAGLSLMAKAGLPVPPGFTITTDACRDFYAPRKAEVDELVRQLEKNPPPAVRDELIRKLWAIIDTLSLPNGLMDEVRERMKVLEKKRGRIFGDPKNPLLVSVRSGAPVSMPGMMDTVLNLGLNDETVKGLAEQTNDERFAYDSYRRFLSLYGKIVLSIDDKKFDEALTRIKEKYGAKSDVELGTLALKELVNEYKDIIKREAGGFPQDPWKQLETAIKAVFRSWMNPRAIYYRIANKITQEIAGCTAVTVQSMVFGNMGMDSGTGVVFSRNVATGENEIYGEFLPNAQGEDVVAGIRTPMHISDLKERFPSLYESLYANLKMLERVNKDVQDVEFTVEKGKLYFLQTRDAKMTPIARIKTAVDMVREGILTEEEAVLKVKPEVVLQLLYPRIDESKASKPIAKGLAASPGAVSGEVVFHPDDAVEKAKQGKSLILVRVETKPDDVHGFYAAVGILTSRGGMTSHAAVVARGIGKPAVVGAEAIKIDYDRKQFEVNGVVVKEGDLITIDGNTGNVYLGAVPTIRPSVGGELQILLGWADKFRRLGVRANADLPQDAKIAREYGAEGIGLLRIERMFRRPERLEVLRKVILAETSEERMKAMSELAEMIKADFKEIFEIMDGLPVIVRLIDPPLHEFLPKPEEILREIYEARLAGASKEKIAELEKLYRRVSALTEANPMMGHRGVRVGVTFPEVYIGLTRAILSAAAELKLQGKNPIIEIMIPQVAIPEEIKFVKEKAILPTAEEIEKKYGIKLDYKIGTMIETVRACLVADEIAKHAEFFSFGTNDLTQAVFSFSRDDVENKFLPKYLELDILKVNPFEVIDRTGVGELVKIGTERGKRTRKDLEVGICGEHGGDPDSIEFFHQAGLDYVSASPYRILVARLAAAHAAIKEKMRKS from the coding sequence GTGAGCGATTTGAAAAGATATGTATTTGACTTCGAGGAAGGAGATCCAAATAATAAAAAGCTATTTGGAGGGAAAGGTGCTGGCCTCTCACTAATGGCAAAAGCTGGTCTTCCAGTGCCTCCGGGCTTCACTATAACAACCGATGCTTGCAGAGACTTCTATGCACCAAGAAAGGCTGAAGTTGATGAGCTGGTAAGACAGCTGGAGAAAAATCCTCCTCCCGCTGTAAGAGATGAGCTCATTAGAAAGCTCTGGGCGATAATTGATACTCTTTCCCTCCCAAATGGATTGATGGATGAAGTAAGAGAGAGAATGAAGGTACTTGAGAAGAAGAGAGGTAGGATCTTCGGAGATCCGAAAAATCCCCTTCTTGTTTCGGTGAGGAGCGGAGCTCCAGTCTCAATGCCTGGAATGATGGACACAGTTCTGAATTTGGGACTAAATGACGAAACAGTGAAAGGCCTTGCCGAGCAGACAAACGACGAGAGATTCGCTTATGATTCCTATAGAAGATTCCTCTCACTATATGGGAAAATTGTCCTGAGCATAGATGACAAGAAGTTCGACGAAGCCCTCACCAGAATCAAGGAAAAATATGGAGCAAAGAGCGATGTGGAACTGGGAACACTAGCGCTAAAGGAACTTGTTAATGAATATAAAGATATTATAAAAAGGGAGGCTGGAGGTTTTCCACAGGATCCTTGGAAACAATTGGAAACAGCAATAAAGGCAGTATTCAGATCCTGGATGAATCCAAGGGCCATATACTACAGAATCGCAAATAAAATAACTCAGGAAATTGCTGGTTGCACTGCTGTTACTGTTCAATCAATGGTATTTGGAAACATGGGAATGGACTCAGGAACAGGAGTGGTCTTTTCAAGAAACGTAGCAACTGGAGAAAATGAAATTTATGGAGAGTTCCTTCCAAACGCCCAAGGTGAGGATGTTGTTGCTGGAATAAGAACGCCTATGCACATTTCCGACCTGAAGGAGAGATTCCCGAGCTTGTATGAGAGCTTATACGCAAATTTGAAGATGCTAGAAAGAGTAAATAAGGACGTTCAGGATGTTGAATTCACTGTGGAAAAAGGTAAGCTCTACTTCCTTCAGACCAGAGATGCTAAGATGACTCCAATTGCCAGAATAAAAACAGCTGTCGATATGGTGAGGGAAGGAATATTAACGGAGGAGGAGGCTGTGCTGAAAGTCAAACCAGAAGTTGTCCTCCAGCTTCTATATCCAAGGATTGATGAGTCCAAGGCAAGCAAACCTATTGCGAAGGGCCTGGCAGCATCTCCGGGTGCTGTGAGCGGTGAGGTTGTGTTCCATCCAGATGATGCTGTTGAAAAAGCCAAGCAAGGAAAAAGCCTCATATTAGTAAGGGTTGAAACAAAGCCAGATGATGTTCATGGATTCTATGCAGCGGTAGGAATACTTACCAGCAGAGGTGGAATGACTAGCCATGCTGCTGTTGTGGCGAGGGGTATTGGAAAGCCAGCTGTTGTGGGAGCTGAGGCTATAAAGATAGATTATGATAGAAAGCAGTTTGAAGTAAATGGAGTGGTTGTGAAGGAGGGAGATTTGATAACAATAGATGGGAATACTGGCAATGTATATCTTGGGGCTGTTCCTACTATAAGGCCCTCAGTTGGAGGGGAGCTGCAGATCCTGCTAGGGTGGGCTGACAAGTTCAGGAGACTGGGGGTGAGGGCAAATGCTGATCTTCCACAGGATGCAAAAATTGCTAGAGAATATGGTGCAGAGGGAATTGGGCTGCTGAGAATAGAGAGAATGTTCAGAAGACCTGAGCGCCTCGAGGTCCTGAGGAAGGTCATTCTCGCAGAGACTTCGGAGGAGAGAATGAAAGCTATGAGCGAATTAGCCGAAATGATCAAGGCAGATTTCAAGGAAATATTCGAGATTATGGATGGGCTTCCAGTCATAGTGAGGCTCATAGATCCCCCACTTCACGAGTTCCTTCCAAAGCCAGAGGAAATATTGAGGGAAATATATGAGGCAAGGCTTGCTGGTGCTTCAAAGGAAAAAATAGCTGAGCTTGAGAAGCTATACAGAAGAGTCTCAGCTCTTACTGAAGCTAATCCAATGATGGGTCATAGAGGAGTCAGAGTTGGAGTGACCTTCCCAGAAGTATACATTGGCCTCACGAGGGCAATACTTTCAGCTGCAGCTGAGCTAAAGCTGCAGGGAAAGAACCCAATAATAGAAATAATGATTCCCCAAGTAGCTATCCCAGAGGAAATAAAATTCGTGAAGGAGAAGGCAATTTTACCCACTGCTGAGGAAATAGAGAAAAAATATGGAATCAAGCTGGATTACAAAATTGGCACAATGATAGAAACTGTCAGGGCATGTCTTGTAGCGGACGAAATAGCGAAGCATGCTGAATTCTTCAGTTTTGGAACTAATGACCTCACACAAGCTGTCTTCAGCTTCAGCAGGGATGACGTGGAGAACAAATTCCTCCCGAAGTATCTCGAGCTGGACATACTGAAGGTGAATCCGTTTGAAGTCATAGATAGGACAGGAGTTGGCGAACTTGTGAAGATAGGAACAGAGAGGGGAAAGAGAACAAGAAAGGATCTGGAAGTTGGCATATGTGGAGAGCACGGAGGAGATCCAGATTCAATAGAGTTCTTCCATCAAGCAGGTCTGGATTATGTCAGCGCCTCGCCATATAGAATACTAGTGGCTAGATTAGCAGCTGCCCATGCTGCCATAAAGGAGAAAATGAGAAAGAGCTAA
- a CDS encoding FeoC-like transcriptional regulator, with the protein MHTSTPLEKAIIEEMKKKKLISVEGLAKDLDVDKKELEKALDILVLKGILEEVHEISSCSENCSACPLRRVCMVSRRGFEVKFYSLSKKERENRYIG; encoded by the coding sequence ATGCACACAAGTACCCCGTTGGAGAAAGCCATAATCGAAGAAATGAAGAAGAAAAAATTGATAAGCGTGGAAGGACTAGCGAAGGATCTCGATGTAGATAAGAAGGAATTGGAAAAAGCTCTTGATATTCTGGTCTTGAAGGGAATATTGGAAGAAGTGCACGAGATCTCGAGCTGTTCGGAAAATTGCTCGGCTTGTCCATTGAGAAGAGTATGCATGGTCAGTAGGAGAGGATTCGAAGTGAAGTTCTATTCGCTGTCAAAAAAAGAGAGAGAAAATCGCTATATAGGCTGA